Below is a genomic region from Argiope bruennichi chromosome 11, qqArgBrue1.1, whole genome shotgun sequence.
acaaacaaacaaacaagaaggactttttttttaggaattccATGTGAAACTCTTCTTAGAAGCATAATAGGAacactagttttattttttaaaaagaaaacagttcctttaaaaaatattttattcgatggATCTCAATTCTTGATTCAATGGATCTGTTAACCTTAACTTATAAAACTTGTTcgtaaaacagaaattttatctgttagaaaaatttcaaaatttcaatatatttatgatcaaatatgaattcttcaaattaattaattaaattaaattgaatgaattaaggaattaaattaaagtgaattGATTGAACGAGAAGGATCACCCTGAAATTTTTTCGAATGCATTCCAATAAAATTCCTACAACCCTCACCCCGCTTTAAAGTGTAGACCTTGGATAAGGCCACGAATACCGTGTTTGGCATTGgtgaaaaatgtttaagaaaagtCGTGGAAGGAAGAATTGTTAAGAAATGCAGATCCTTGTCTCAAATCccgcatttttactgaatctattgtatgTATTTCAGATGTCTTTTTCGCCGATTGGCtagttccaaaatttaaaacgcatttaaattatagtcacaagatcacttacagaatttatttaagtcattgcttttatgaattattgcaaaaGGCATGCAGTTGATGCTTTCTTATAACCTTGCTCTTCTTCTTCCTAATAATTCATATTCACTCAGAGAACTTAGTGCAAACATGCATCTTTCGATGAGTCATGTGCCTTTTTACAAATAGAAAAGTGTCTTCTACAtctaaataaaaagtttgaaatctgattattatattttagatttttacatGTTTGTTTACTTGAAAGAGGACAgtgtgaaattatttaattctcaataaaaaatattattttttataaaaactgataaatataaaGGTTGCTCGTATGAAAAGCTTacaagttgaatgaaaagaatatctttattggaaatcaaaagaaatcgcCATGACTATTGTAATACAGGTCCCATGACTATTGTAATACAGGTGGTTGATTATTGGCGAAGTCCAGTACAGTTTCCTTTACTTCGTCTTTCGAATGCAAACATGCCCCTGCAACGCTCTCTTAAGTGGACCAAAGATGTGAAAGTCGCAGGGTGTCAAATCCGGACTGTACGGCGGGTGTTCCAACACTTCCCGAAAGAATTTTTTAACGTCGTCTAGGTTTCAAGGAAGACGTGCAGGAACATCGTCATGGAGTAGGACCACCTGTTGTGTGAATGGCCTGGTCGTTTGTTTTTGAGTGCTTTGTTCCGTAGTTTCGTCAGAGTACCGCTGTAATGTGTTGAATTGATAGTGGTCCCTTGGGGCAGGAAATCAATCAAAAGTGGTCCACGGTGATCGAAGAATCAGAAACTGTATTACCGAGCTTTGTTCCGATATGGACTCATCCATGTATAGCACAACTTTACTTTCGATCAATTTCTTCTACCATGATCAGTACAATGTACAATGTACACCTCCTACCGCCCTTTCTACCCCTATTCGGTGGCACTGCTATAACTGCAGTCATTCTGACACAATCGCAAGCGTCCGCATTTCATTTGGGCAacctaataaaaattatatggcagttgatttttaaaattaactttttgttcCTTTTTAGATGTAttgcaaaaatcaaataaataaggCTTATACTTTTTAGGACCTAAGCCTACCAGTTTGAAcaacaaatgcattattttatcccttctaattaatttttaatatggtgtccatcattttcagaaattccttttttaaagcaATCTCCATAAATTATGATTAGAAATTTTCTCGGGGGAGTTTTATGTCTTCATGTATATTCTCATTTCATGTTTTTCCCGCTTGCTATCCATGTACTTTGGCTTCATTTCCAATCTCCAACGATCAATGGCCGTTAGGGTCATTCcttcaataaacattttatcgTCCTTTTTTATGTCCCAGGTAATAATCCATTAAGTAATTAGAGTAGCAATAACTGCGCTACATGTCCAATTTCACATCGAATTTATGGGTTTCAATTAAGCTGTATTATCATGATGGTAACTAGCTCtgggaaagtaaaataaattatttttttttaatattttctatcaaatcttCTGTCTAAGCTACTAAGATCAAAATGAATaaggttttgaaaaaatttggaatcTCTTCAATTTTAGCAAGcatctaaataaataatggtgaaatatttggaaaacatCTGTATATTTCtactatttcttattttgaacttcttatgttattttactacaaagGAAAAAGGACTTTTAGAGCCATACATTATtttgttacaaagaaaaaaaggaattttggagccatatattattttattacaaaaaaaggacTTTTGGATCCCTATATTATTTTATCACTaagaaaaaaagtacttttggtgccatatattattttattacaaagaagaagaaaaaattgggggggcatatattattttattacaaagaaaaagagGACTTTTGAagccatatattattttattacaaaaaagaagaaaaaggactTTTGGagccatatattattttaatacaaaggaaaaaaaggactttttGTCGGTACCAAGTATACCTTGTGGTAAAGCAATTTTGCAGTGTTCTCAGTACTTCAAGCCTTTTTtacagtttcaaactttaaatgGGACTCTATTATTGCCTGAGCCTTTCAAAGTTTGAATTGAGAAAATCCAGCACTGTTAAAAGTGGATAGTATCTTgtgagtataagaaaaaaaatgcaaaaaaaaactctttatctAGCCTTTTGTTCCCAATCATGGAAACAAACAAATTGCATGTGTAAAACTCTAGAGCGCATGATCAACACCCGCCTTATTTATGAATTGGAGATACGTAATTGCATTCCTCCtttgcaaagtggtttccgtagGGGCCGGTCTACAATAGACAATCTCGTGCTTCTGGAAACTGAAATACGTAATGCCTTTGTAAGACGGAATCATCTTGTTTCAGTCTTCTTTGACATAGAAAAGGCCTATGATCGAGCCTGGCGTTATGGTATTCTTCGATCacttttaaagtttgatttttatggcaatttgccgatttttattcaaaattttttatcctcTCGCATCTTTAGAGTACGtattggaaattcttattccagccattttattcaagctgagggtgtCCCTCAGGGAAGCGTCCTCAGTGTGACACTTTTTATCCTTCATCTTAGTCAGATTTTAGATCAATTACCTCCATCTGTTAAGGGCACTTTGTATGTTGATGACCTTCAGATATCTTGTCAGGGCTCTAGTATGTATTTAATTGAGCGACAGCTTCAGCATGCTGTGAATAAGTTAATGACATGGTGTAACGAGAATGGCCACACTCTTTCTGCTGAAAAGAGCCGCTGTGTCCATTTCTGTCGGAAAACGGGTATACATCCAGATCCTATAATTCGCATTGGTAATGTGGACATTCCTGTAGTTACAGACATGCGATTTCTGGGAGTGATATTTGATAAGAAACTCACCTTTCTtccacatattttgaaattacggAAGAAATGCGAATCACTTCTCAATATCCTTAAAGTTCTTTCGACAACGACGTGGGGTGCAGATCGCACTTGTCTGCTCAGGATTTATCAAGCAATAATATTAGCCCGCCTTGATTATGGATGTGCTGTGTATGGCTCGGCTCGACCCACTGTTCTACGCAAATTGGACACTGTACATCATTCTGCCTTGAGAATCTGTTGTGGTGCCTTCAGAACCTCGCCCGTACAAAGTCTTTATGTCATCTGCCATCAGTTACCATTACACTTAAGACGTAAAATGCTCTCGGCTCAGTACTATCTTAGGATCCAGTCGCTTTCTAATCATCCACTAAGGCAAATGACAATTCCCATTGGTCTTCGTAGACTTTACAATGCTCGCCCCTTCAATATTCTCCCCTTTTGTGAGAGAATTCAAACGATTATTGCTGATGCAGGTCTTGGTAACATACAAATTAAACAAGCAGAATTCTATGTCATTCCACCTTGGGATGTCCCTGTCTTTTCATACCTCAACCCCTTTTATACATTCGATAAGTCTTCCACAGCACCTGtcatatttcaaaaactctttgcCTCTCACAGAAATCAATTTTCGTTATACGAACCTATTTTTACTGATGGCTCAAAATCGGA
It encodes:
- the LOC129956547 gene encoding uncharacterized protein LOC129956547, whose translation is MINTRLIYELEIRNCIPPLQSGFRRGRSTIDNLVLLETEIRNAFVRRNHLVSVFFDIEKAYDRAWRYGILRSLLNHFIQAEGVPQGSVLSVTLFILHLSQILDQLPPSVKGTLYVDDLQISCQGSSMYLIERQLQHAVNKLMTWCNENGHTLSAEKSRCVHFCRKTGIHPDPIIRIGNVDIPVVTDMRFLGVIFDKKLTFLPHILKLRKKCESLLNILKVLSTTTWGADRTCLLRIYQAIILARLDYGCAVYGSARPTVLRKLDTVHHSALRICCGAFRTSPVQSLYVICHQLPLHLRRKMLSAQYYLRIQSLSNHPLRQMTIPIGLRRLYNARPFNILPFCERIQTIIADAGLGNIQIKQAEFYVIPPWDVPVFSYLNPFYTFDKSSTAPVIFQKLFASHRNQFSLYEPIFTDGSKSESYVGCGIKFLQKIYSYRLHNFCSILTAELVAIFCALQKIAVSDGRKYILYTDSMSALEILSHPGKLMHPVAVDILCCLQTLQARDFLVLFCWVPGHVGILGNEDADCAAKAASTLWQTSISYRDSKLRIIHYTHSLWQESWDMETHNKLHFIKPHIHLWPIVSIRSADVKLTRLRIGHTRFTHKYLLFGERAPRCLSCNVDFTVVHILAECPNFNSHRIKYFNSTSLNIRELVGEPPHLDTVTVGYYVGSSDAI